The DNA window AGGGACCCGAAGCTAGCGCCGGGCCCGTGGCTCCACTCAGCCGTTGAGCAGATCGAACATCGACAGCTGCTGACTCTGGGCGATGCTCCTCATCGCGACCTCGAGCGCGAGACTGGTCATGGCCGCCTCGGAGAGCGCCTGGGCGTAGTCGACGTCGCGTAGCCCGCTGATCTCGTCCTGCCGGGAAACGTCGCGGTCGCTGCTGAGTTCGTCGAGCCGTTCGAGCTGGTTGAGGCGGCTGCCGCCCAGTGCGCGGATACCTAGCACGTTGTCGAGTCCCGCATCCAAATCAGCCAGGGCGGTATCCGAGATGACATCGACATCGCCGGCCAGGAGACCATCGGCGACCTCGCGCAGCCACTCGACCAGGTCGGGTCCGTCCTCGCCCGCCGGGGACATCAGCTGATCGCGATTGACCGGACCATCGATGGTCAGGCCATCGTCGATGCGATAGCTGCGCGGCTCGGCGTTGGCGCCGTCGCCCAATGGGTCCGCCGTGCCCTGCTGGCCGGAAAAGAGATAATTACCATCTGCGTCGCGGGTACGCAGCGTGTCCTCGATCCGATCCACCAGCACGGAGAGCTGCTCGCCAAGCCCTGCCACCGTCGCGCTGTCGAGCGTGCCGCTACCGGCCTGGACCAGCAGCGAGCGGGCGGAATGGAGCGTATCGGTGAGATCGGCGAGCGCGCTCTCCTGCAGCATCAGGGCACTGGTAGCAGCCGTGCGGCTAGAGGCGTACTGCTCGCTGCGCACCTGCGCCTGGGTCAGTTCGATCACTCGCGCGGCGCCCTGCGGATCGTCGGACGGACGGTTGATCCGTTGGTTGGTGGCAAGACGCTCCAGCGCGGCGTTATCGCGGGACTGCTGGCTTTGGAGCAGCTCGATGTTGCGCTGGAACATCCCGGCGGTGCTGACTCGCATGTCATATCTCCTAACGAATCGCGAGAATCGTATCGAGCAGGTTGGTGGCGGTCTGAATCACCTGCGCATTGGCCTGGTAGAAGCGCTGGTACTGGGCCAGCCGCACCGCCTCCTCGTTGAGGTCCACGCCGCTGATCGACTGCATCGCACCGCTCAGCTCACTGGTCAGGCTCTGCTGGGTCGAGAGGCGTGCCTCCACGTTGGCCGCCGAGGTGCCGACCCTGGAGACCATGGCGGCATACTGATCACCGAAACGCTCGCTATCCTGCAGATCGGCGATCGCGCGCATCCGGCTGCCATCGAGCACACCGCCCTCTCCGGTGATCAGATCGTCGGCATCGGTGACCTCGAGCGTCAGCCGCCCGACGTCACCTTCCTGCTGCGGGGCCTGATAGCCAAAAAGCGGCGCCGAATAGGCTTCCTCGACGCTGTCGGCGAAGTCCCTCATCAGCCCATCCAATCCGCTGCGCGCTTCAGCCAAAGCGCCCTGGTTGAACTCGTTCAACCCGCCCAGGGTACCTCCCTGGACCCGCTGCCATGCATCTTCAGGAACCGCGACCGTACGCTCGCCGAGCACCAGCGCGGTGCCATCGGCGAGCGAGAGATTGTAGAGGCCGTCCTGCTCGAACACCCGCACCTCTGCAAGCTCGCTGAGGTCGCTGACCAGCTGATCACGCTGGTCGAGCAGTTCGTTGGGTTCGCTGCCGGTCTGGGCACGAACGCGGACGATCTGCTTGTTGAGTTCGGCAAGCCGCGCCGCACCATCCTCAATCTGCCCCTGGGTGGACGCGAGCTGCTTATCGACAGTGGTGGAAATCTCGTCGAGCTGGCTGGCATAGGCGTTGAAACGACTGACCAGCGCCTCGGCGTCGCCGATCAGCGCCTGGCGCGAGGAGCTCGAACTCGGCGCGTCGGCGAGCGAGGCGCTCGCGGAGAAGAAGTCGTTGAGGCTCTGATCGAGCCCGCCGCTGCCATAGAGCGACTCAAGCGTAGCGAGCGAGCTGCTCTGAGCCTGCAGCGAGGCCTGGCGCGACAGCGCCGCGTTCAACTGCTCGCCGATCGCCCGCGAATAGTCACGCCCGATACCGCTGATCGATACTCCCGAACCGCCCCCGAAACCGCTGGAGAGCAGGGCGTTCTGGCGGCTGTAGCCAGGGGCATCGACATTGGCGATGTTGTTGCTCGACGCGTTCAGCTGGGCCTGCGCTGCACGCAGCCCGCTGCTGCCAATGGAGTAGAGGTTGCTCATCGTATCCGGGTCTTCGTCGGTCGCGGCGGTGCACCGCGGGAATGATTGCCTGTTCAAGCTATCGGCCACGCGAGGAGAAGCTTGAGCATCCAATCCCGCATTGGCCTTGGAGATCGGACCAGGTCAGAACAGCGCCGTAGGGTTGCGCGCGAGATCGCCCAGTGCATCGAGCGGTGTCGCTCGGCCGGTCGCGCTGCCGCTCGCCCAGCCGTGCTCGAGCGAAGCCGGCAGCTGACGGAGGATACTGATCAGCTTGTCGGCGTAGTCCGGATCGGTGGCATAGCCGCCGGCCTGCAACTGGCGGGCGCCCTCTTCGCTGCTGGCTCCTTTGATCCCGGCATAGCGCGGGCTCTCGGTTAGAAGCCGCGCGTAATCCTCGAGCGACTGCTCGATCGAGGCGTAGCTGCGAAAACGCTCTTCGCGCTTCACCATGGCGCCGCCTTCGAATTCGTGGGTAGTCGCCAGCGTACTGTCGCCCTGCCAGCCACCCGTGGCTTTGATCCCAAACAGGTTATGGCTGCTCTCGCCGTTTCCGTTGTCGGCCACCGACCGCCCCCAGCCGGTTTCGAGTGCGGCCTGGGCAAGAATCAGCCGCGCCGGAATACCGCTACTCTCGGCCACGCGCAGCGCCGGACCCGCAAGGCGGTCGAGAAACGCCTGGACGTGGGGCGCCACCTCGCCGAGCAATCGATCGAGCCGGTCCTGGATGCCGGCGTCGGTCGCTTGCATCTGCGCGCCCTGCCTGGTGCTGGCGAGCTCGGGAGGAATCCGCCAAGGCACACCGCTCTCGCCCAGCGCGGCCTGGTCGTCGCGGGTAGCGACTGCTTCGCCGCGACGGGCGGAGAGCTGCTCGACCAGCAGATCGGCAAGCCCAATGCCCTTTCCCGCCAGCGCCTGGGCGAACTGCTGATCGCGCATGGAACCAAGCGTATCCAATGCGGGACTCTGGACCAGATCGCCCTTGGGAATCGCCTCGCGCATGCTCTTCAGCATCATGTTGAGAAACAGCGCCTCGAACTGCTGCGCCACCGGACGCAGGCCGGCGCCCTGCTCCGCGCTCTCGGCGCGGCGAATCCTGCTCAAGCCGTTGACGTCGAGGGCGAAGCCCGTGGTCGAATCCAGGCTCATCAGATCACCTCCAGCTCGGCTTGCAGCGACCCCGAGGCCTTGAGCGCCTCGAGAATCGAGATCAGGTCACCAGGTGTGGCACCGAGCAGGTTCAGCGCGTTGACCACATCGAGCAGGTCGGGGCTCGCATTGAGCATCTGCAGCGCACCGCCCTGCTGCTGCATGGTGATGTTGGCATTCGGCACCACCGCGGTCTGGCCGCCGCCGAACGGATTGGGCTGGCTGACGATGGGCTGCGCATCGATCACGATCGAGAGGCTGCCGTGCGCCACCGCGGCGCGGCGCAGCCTGACGTCGGAGTTCATCACCACCGAGCCGGTGCGAGCGTTGATCGTCACTTTGGGCGACGGTGCCGCGGATTCCATCCGGATGTTCTGCACCTGCGAGATGAAGGCGACCCGCGCGGAAGGGTCGGTCGGGGCCTGCAGCATCAGCGTGCGCCCATCGATCGCCGAGGCCACGTTGCGACCGAAATAGCCGTTGATCGCATTCATCGCGGTGGTGGCGGTAGTGAAGTCGGCACGTTTGAGGTCGAGCCCGAGCAGCCCGTCGCTGCCGAGATCCAGCGGCACCCCTCGTTCGATCGTGGCACCGTTCGGGATACGTCCGGCCGAGAGCTGGTTGACGGTGATGCTCGAGCCCGCGGCCTGGGCGCCGGCGCCGCCGATCACCAGATTGCCCTGGGCCAGCGCATAGACCTGGCCGTCCGCGCCCTTGAGCGGGGTCATCAGCAGCGTGCCGCCGCGCAGGCTGCGCGCGGTGCCCACCGATGAGACGGTGACGTCGATCTGCTGGCCGGGGCTCGCGAACGCCGGCAGCTGGGCGGTGACCATCGCCGCGGCGACGTTGCGCAACTGCATGTTGACCCCGGACGGCACGGTGATGCCGAGCTCGGACATCATGTTGTTGAGGGTCTGGGCGGTGAACGGTGTCTGGGTGGTCTGGTCACCGGTGTTGTCGAGACCGACCACCAGCCCATAACCGATGATGGCGTTGTCGCGCACCCCTTGGATGGTGGCGATGTCGCCGATCCGCTCGGCCGCCGCGCTGCCGGGAAGCGCGCTCGCAAGTACTGCGGACAGCGCCAGCACGAAAGGGAAAAACGAGCGAACGAATCGTACGGGCTGTGGCATGGGTCTGCTCAGAACGGTGAGATATTGAGGAAAAAGCGCTGCAGCCAACCCATGCGCTGCGCTTCGTCGATGTAGCCATCGCCGTAGTACTCCAGGCGCGCATCGGCGACCTGGCTCGACTGCACGGTGTTGGCTGAGGTGATGAAGCGCGGGTTGATCACCCCGGAGAAGCGGATGTACTCGGTGCCCTGGTTGATCCCTATCTGCTTTTCGCCACTGACCCTGAAGTTGCCGTTGGGCAGCAGTTCGAGCACCGTGGTGGTGATCGTGCCGGTGAACACGTTGTTAGCGCTCGCCCCGCCGCCGCCGGAGAAGGTGTTGGTCCCGGTGATGTCGGTATCCTGCCCGTTGAGCAGCCCGCCGGTGAGCCGCGGCACGGCGGTGAGCTCGAGCCCCACTGAGCCGGTGCGATTGGCATTGGCCGCCGAGTTCCTGGTCGCGCTGACGTTTTCGTTCAGCACGATGGTGAGAATGTCGCCGACCCCACGCGGGCGGCGGTCCTCGAACAGCGGCCGGGTGTAGTTGGCCTGGTAGATCGAGCCATTGGCGATCGGCATCGGCGCCGGCTGCGGTG is part of the Halotalea alkalilenta genome and encodes:
- a CDS encoding flagellin N-terminal helical domain-containing protein is translated as MRVSTAGMFQRNIELLQSQQSRDNAALERLATNQRINRPSDDPQGAARVIELTQAQVRSEQYASSRTAATSALMLQESALADLTDTLHSARSLLVQAGSGTLDSATVAGLGEQLSVLVDRIEDTLRTRDADGNYLFSGQQGTADPLGDGANAEPRSYRIDDGLTIDGPVNRDQLMSPAGEDGPDLVEWLREVADGLLAGDVDVISDTALADLDAGLDNVLGIRALGGSRLNQLERLDELSSDRDVSRQDEISGLRDVDYAQALSEAAMTSLALEVAMRSIAQSQQLSMFDLLNG
- the flgK gene encoding flagellar hook-associated protein FlgK; the encoded protein is MSNLYSIGSSGLRAAQAQLNASSNNIANVDAPGYSRQNALLSSGFGGGSGVSISGIGRDYSRAIGEQLNAALSRQASLQAQSSSLATLESLYGSGGLDQSLNDFFSASASLADAPSSSSSRQALIGDAEALVSRFNAYASQLDEISTTVDKQLASTQGQIEDGAARLAELNKQIVRVRAQTGSEPNELLDQRDQLVSDLSELAEVRVFEQDGLYNLSLADGTALVLGERTVAVPEDAWQRVQGGTLGGLNEFNQGALAEARSGLDGLMRDFADSVEEAYSAPLFGYQAPQQEGDVGRLTLEVTDADDLITGEGGVLDGSRMRAIADLQDSERFGDQYAAMVSRVGTSAANVEARLSTQQSLTSELSGAMQSISGVDLNEEAVRLAQYQRFYQANAQVIQTATNLLDTILAIR
- the flgJ gene encoding flagellar assembly peptidoglycan hydrolase FlgJ; this translates as MSLDSTTGFALDVNGLSRIRRAESAEQGAGLRPVAQQFEALFLNMMLKSMREAIPKGDLVQSPALDTLGSMRDQQFAQALAGKGIGLADLLVEQLSARRGEAVATRDDQAALGESGVPWRIPPELASTRQGAQMQATDAGIQDRLDRLLGEVAPHVQAFLDRLAGPALRVAESSGIPARLILAQAALETGWGRSVADNGNGESSHNLFGIKATGGWQGDSTLATTHEFEGGAMVKREERFRSYASIEQSLEDYARLLTESPRYAGIKGASSEEGARQLQAGGYATDPDYADKLISILRQLPASLEHGWASGSATGRATPLDALGDLARNPTALF
- a CDS encoding flagellar basal body P-ring protein FlgI; the protein is MPQPVRFVRSFFPFVLALSAVLASALPGSAAAERIGDIATIQGVRDNAIIGYGLVVGLDNTGDQTTQTPFTAQTLNNMMSELGITVPSGVNMQLRNVAAAMVTAQLPAFASPGQQIDVTVSSVGTARSLRGGTLLMTPLKGADGQVYALAQGNLVIGGAGAQAAGSSITVNQLSAGRIPNGATIERGVPLDLGSDGLLGLDLKRADFTTATTAMNAINGYFGRNVASAIDGRTLMLQAPTDPSARVAFISQVQNIRMESAAPSPKVTINARTGSVVMNSDVRLRRAAVAHGSLSIVIDAQPIVSQPNPFGGGQTAVVPNANITMQQQGGALQMLNASPDLLDVVNALNLLGATPGDLISILEALKASGSLQAELEVI
- a CDS encoding flagellar basal body L-ring protein FlgH, whose protein sequence is MHRRLAIALLALALGACAYVPRQNVVQGPTSSPPQPAPMPIANGSIYQANYTRPLFEDRRPRGVGDILTIVLNENVSATRNSAANANRTGSVGLELTAVPRLTGGLLNGQDTDITGTNTFSGGGGASANNVFTGTITTTVLELLPNGNFRVSGEKQIGINQGTEYIRFSGVINPRFITSANTVQSSQVADARLEYYGDGYIDEAQRMGWLQRFFLNISPF